In Danaus plexippus chromosome 19, MEX_DaPlex, whole genome shotgun sequence, the following are encoded in one genomic region:
- the LOC116768076 gene encoding cell adhesion molecule 1 — translation MQWGGLYFVCLALCCLHTASEPQRLSEEYTTNGVRKHRSDDKDGLALSREIFKNITQKLRENIQKEGATDANNKILQHKVEDPQRSHYAPYQEYHHYERHWGPYFEEKNITQVTAHVGAEAVLNCRVVMLKDKTVMWLRNTTDTAQLLTVGPAPYAGDNRVAVKFQYPNNWRLSINPVKWSDAGLYMCQISTHPPRTIYANFSVLPPVLTINGDKTHDVKDRFYKAGSSIKLSCVISEEYVSSLPTKPTITTKTSPTTTTPLTTTTELTTKMSTTFNRIDLMLNKSWSVETTTITSTVSISTTAKSTEWSTHLTTVEPVTRTVVNNVYGITWKKQGKDFIEFVTWRNMSSTISVNSASQNDSGTYTCSLMNHSQVTVNVHVLIGENQAAVHHDTWNKSYSIQQAQNKCLILFFILCYICL, via the exons aACCACAACGTTTATCGGAAGAATATACCACAAACGGCGTCCGAAAGCATCGGAGCGATGATAAGGACGGACTGGCTCTGTCCAGAGAAATATTCAAGAACATTACCCAGAAACTCAGAGAAAACATCCAGAAGGAAGGGGCAACTGACgcgaacaataaaatattacagc ATAAAGTCGAGGATCCTCAAAGGAGTCACTATGCGCCGTATCAAGAGTACCATCACTATGAGCGCCATTGGGGACCTTATTTCGAGGAGAAGAATATTACACAAGTGACAGCACATGTAGGGGCCGAAGCGGTGCTGAACTGTCGTGTTGTTATGTTGAAAGATAAAACT GTCATGTGGCTTAGAAACACGACGGACACCGCTCAACTTCTAACGGTCGGCCCCGCACCTTATGCGGGTGATAATCGAGTGGCTGTAAAGTTTCAGTATCCCAACAATTGGCGGCTTAGCATCAACCCAGTAAAGTGGTCTGATGCAGGTTTATATATGTGCCAAATATCAACACATCCACCGAGAACAATATATGCAAATTTCTCAGTACTTC CTCCAGTATTGACTATAAATGGAGATAAAACACATGACGTAAAAGATAGGTTCTATAAAGCTGGAAGTTCCATAAAGCTTTCCTGTGTAATATCCGAGGAATATGTCTCATCGTTACCCACTAAACCAACAATTACTACTAAAACGTCCCCAACGACCACTACGCCTTTGACTACTACGACAGAATTGACTACGAAAATGAGTACAACATTCAATAGAATAGAtttaatgttgaataaaaGTTGGAGTGTTGAAACAACAACAATTACATCAACTGTTAGTATAAGTACTACAGCCAAGAGTACTGAATGGAGTACACACCTAACTACGGTTGAACCGGTAACAAGAACAGTGGTAAACAACGTTTACGGTATTACTTGGAAAAAGCAAGGAAAAGATTTTATCGAGTTCGTTACTTGGCGAAATATGAG ttctACTATCAGCGTAAATTCAGCATCGCAAAACGATAGCGGCACATATACATGCTCTTTGATGAACCATTCTCAGGTTACCGTCAATGTTCATGTTTTGATtg GTGAAAATCAAGCTGCAGTTCACCATGACACTTGGAATAAAAGTTATTCTATTCAACAAGcccaaaataaatgtttaattttatttttcattttatgttacatatgTCTGTAG